The following nucleotide sequence is from Natrinema salifodinae.
ATAGAACGAATAATCCAGCTATGTCCGAATCAGGATCACCGCCTGACGAAGCGCGCGACGCGCTCGAGCGCCTGTACGACGATCCCGCCGAACGCATCGCTGACTTGCAGTCGATCGACGCCGCTGACGGCGACATCTCCGGCCAAGCAACCGTTTTCAAAGCGCTGGGGAACGAGGATCGACTCCGAATACTGCGCGCCCTTCGCGAATCCGAGTGCTGCGGCTGCGAGTTACAGGTCGTTCTCGACGCCCCGCAGTCGACGGTCGCGACCCACGTGCGGAAGCTGAAGGAAGCGGGACTAGTCAAGTCCCGCAAGAAAGGCAAGTGGAGCTACTACCGCATCGCCGATACGGCCGTCTTCGAACTACTCGACCTCGCTGACGCGATTCAGGAGGGAGAGTGACGGTGCTGCC
It contains:
- a CDS encoding ArsR/SmtB family transcription factor produces the protein MSESGSPPDEARDALERLYDDPAERIADLQSIDAADGDISGQATVFKALGNEDRLRILRALRESECCGCELQVVLDAPQSTVATHVRKLKEAGLVKSRKKGKWSYYRIADTAVFELLDLADAIQEGE